From the Budorcas taxicolor isolate Tak-1 unplaced genomic scaffold, Takin1.1 scaffold1454, whole genome shotgun sequence genome, one window contains:
- the LOC128071102 gene encoding uncharacterized protein LOC128071102 has translation MQQQKRQNQKGNSIKFEQEEWISRLPDEILIRILSSLTVKQAQMTSVLSTRWRYLWTHINCLNFGYNRSPKRSEYIDWVNKVCSSIQSPRIEEFRMISNLDEKAKDNVDKWLDFAMEKRVKDLELVMSMNPRDPDRYIFSYPATFSSYITNKHLRSLNLRYVNISGATLEHFLLHCQSLEQISICESKFLTTLKVGGGSYPLLNLKSLEISYCPILTDLKISAPNLSNFQYQGQQIRLHVENAPLLCHVYIGGHSGDRLTWAFRALSSYLCQLQTLVLGLGLFEFYNPPWIPMEFQQSWKLSSLRELTVRVSGRDCEHLLFILLFLKATPFLEKLRLEMEYLLNKNAKLLEEMTDEVCPHKYLKVLEIIGFTAFPNLVEFVKRLSGAAPKLETVIVDPSPPWKASDLSQIVFTKQFEQLFDMLLKSVITERIEFVL, from the exons ATGCAGCAACAAAAGAGGCAAAATCAGAAAGGCAATTCTATCAAATTTGAACAGGAAGAATGGATTAGTCGGCTGCCAGATGAAATCCTTATTCGGATTCTATCTTCATTGACAGTAAAGCAAGCACAAATGACGAGTGTTTTATCAACAAGATGGAGGTATTTATGGACACATATAAACTGTCTCAATTTTGGCTATAACCGCTCTCCGAAGCGATCAGAGTATATAGATTGGGTGAACAAAGTCTGCTCGTCAATCCAGTCTCCAAGAATCGAAGAGTTCAGAATGATTTCTAATCTGGACGAGAAGGCTAAAGACAATGTCGACAAATGGCTCGATTTCGCCATGGAAAAGAGAGTTAAAGATCTTGAGTTGGTTATGTCGATGAATCCCCGCGACCCTGACCGCTACATTTTTTCCTACCCTGCTACTTTTTCATCATACATTACTAATAAGCATTTGAGATCACTTAATTTACGGTACGTCAACATATCGGGGGCAACTCTtgagcattttcttctccattgtcAATCATTGGAGCAAATAAGTATCTGCGAGTCCAAATTTTTGACAACTCTGAAAGTTGGAGGTGGTTCATATCCATTGCTTAATTTAAAATCCTTGGAGATATCCTATTGTCCCATTCTAACAGATCTTAAGATTTCTGCTCCAAACCTCTCCAATTTTCAGTATCAGGGTCAACAAATTAGATTACACGTTGAGAACGCTCCTTTGCTTTGTCATGTATATATTGGTGGGCATTCTGGAGATCGTCTGACTTGGGCATTTCGGGCACTATCAAGTTATCTTTGTCAGCTTCAGACTCTTGTGCTGGGCTTGGGACTGTTTGAATTTTACAACCCTCCATGG ATACCCATGGAATTTCAGCAATCATGGAAATTATCTTCTCTAAGAGAGTTGACGGTGAGAGTTTCTGGACGTGATTGTGAACACCTTCTTTTTATACTCTTATTCTTAAAGGCGACTCCTTTTCTTGAGAAATTAAGATTGGAGATGGAg TATCTCCTAAATAAGAATGCAAAGTTACTAGAAGAAATGACTGACGAGGTATGCCCACATAAATATCTGAAGGTGTTAGAAATTATTGGTTTCACTGCCTTTCCAAATTTAGTCGAATTTGTCAAGCGTCTATCTGGAGCTGCCCCCAAACTTGAGACAGTTATCGTTGATCCATCTCCACCATGGAAAGCTTCTGACCTTAGCCAAATAGTATTTACGAAGCAGTTTGAGCAGCTTTTTGATATGCTGCTAAAATCAGTGATTACCGAACGGATTGAATTTGTCCTTTAA